From the Colias croceus chromosome 20, ilColCroc2.1 genome, the window AGgaaaattatgtacttaaaataatatttctgtgCGATAAAGAGATTGTAATCTTAAAACGATAACTATAGCACGTAACTGCGTACCTAATAGTGcgtattttacttaaaaaataaactgttatatccacaaatacatacatagaAGTAAGGTTCATGtgttataaaaacatacatattatgaccAAGTTCACAGTTTATTGTTTCAACACAATAAGTttgaatgtataaaataaacctGTTATTGCATCATAATGCCTAAAACTTATTATCCATCTTGTGCGACATTAGCACCATGATCTGTGCttgaaatattgaatattatgtgatgtattcataaacaaataaatatacaataaaaaaatacgcccATCTAAAGTAAAGCTTATGtgtatgaattaataaaactaatgtGACAGCTGCTCTGGTGTACCTACTTAACGAAAACGAAAttcgtataaatattttttttttttttatattttgatggcAATATCTAAGTATATATTGCCAGTTCGAAGTTGAAAacactttataataaattgataaataatagagTAGAACTAGAACGAATTTATATggcttaatatttttaaattgaaattatttttataaagtagaCAGAAATATagacataattataaataaaccaaaataGCTGTCACAagttcataaatattataacttacGCTATGGgacaataaataacaaaaaatgctcttcGCGTGGTCACAAACAACCTATACagaactaaaaataaacatccgttttatttgtgtataatAGCAGGTAACATTTGTAagaatttgtcaaaaaaaaccttaataattttttttcatattcatGTCAAATACAACGCGTATGCAGTTGGAAGACTAGCAAAGTAAAAACTGTATAACTTTATATAagcaaaaaatgttataaaactaaatttttatccaaatagcaaaactgaaaattatttcattcagTATGCGATTCATAAGGGCTTCTAAACGAAAAGTCTAggtgaataaaaatttttttctcaTGTTAGACAGTACAAATTACCCTTAAAATCTCAAACAGTCGACAGCTAACATACAGCTGCCTTTACACAACTacaattttagtataaaacattaatttcttTAACCTTGTAATTTATATCCATACAAAAATGCCGTTACAAAAATCGCCTTTATTACCTGCCATTGTCAAACCAAGTCAGTCCGTTACAAAATAGTGCATTTCTTCTTTTTGTTCCTGTGTTCAGATTTAATATGGATCCTCTCAGCTTCTTGGAAGCGTCTCACAAGACGAACAAGCTCGTGGAAGGCTTGGTCTACGTTCATTCTCGCTTTGGCACTGCATTCAATGTATGGGATCTTGAGTTGGCGGGAGAGGGCTTGTGCTTCGTCTAGTGTTACCTGAAATGAACATTGCGGAATTAATATTAAGTGCACGTTATTCCAATTACGTATGtgaaaaatttcaagattAGAGATGTCCTTTGCCTATCTTTCGCTTATACCTCAGCGATCATACATTCTAGTCTTTTTATCAGTTTTTACGTGTATCAGTCTATAGCTTTACATTCATTGTTCATCATGGTCGGTCACAAATCtcaacaaatatgaaatattattttcatgattatcacataattattgtatcaatgtatcttaattatttttttcagaatattttaaactgttcatttaaattatcctctactataattaaattgaatgtGACAAAAGAACTTAATCACCTAATAGCCTTGCCACAATTCtaaatatgcaaaaaaaaactaaccaCTCTCTGATGCTCCAAATCAGCCTTATTTCCGACCATCAGCATGGGGAACTCATCTCGATCCTTAACCCTGAGTATCTGCTTGTGGAACTTGAAGAGCTCGTCGAAGCTCGCATGGTCAGCCACGGAGAACACGAGAAGGAAACCTTCACCGGAACGCATGTATTGTTCGCGCATAGCACTGAATTCCTCTTGCCCGGCTGTGTCGAGGACTGTGGAAGGTATTGTctatttagaatttttttagaatagTTACTTATTTGTTAGCTTCGCTTTAACGTGAAATGCGAAAATCTTGGCTGATTGACATAATATGTGATAGTTTTACTAAAATTTTGTGTTGGTCAAATTGTTGGTTGGAGACGTGAGTAACATTGTGCTTGAAAGGTAAGTAAAAATCTATGTATCTATAAATCACAACTAGCTGTAACCTCCGACTTTTTCCGCGTACGTCGACGAAAGGTTTTATACCTTATTTCATATGTATTTCAGATTTATGATAAGATGAAGCAATAACAGATACACCCAGTCTTCGCATTTCAACATGCcacatatttaataaagaaacaagTCATAAATCAATGTTTACTTCATTTGGAATTGATAAATACAACAATATTATCATTCTATTAACCAGAAACTTGCTTTTCCTTTACCATAGAAGGCGTCATGTTTTCCTCATGTATCAAATAACTATAAATGAATCAATGTGTTGCGCGCTTAAATAATAAGAACTTACTATCAAGTTTAGCTGGAATATCGTCAATGACGCATTGTTTGGTGTAGCTGTCTTCAATGGTGGGGTCGTAATCCGTTACGAAATAACTCTGAAAATACATCAATTAGTATTCATtagtgtttcatttatttctttttgtttaataactcaggccccggaaccacaggcacaatagaaaatctattgtgtctgggaccgatcgggccgcttggggctcaatgggttaagacTTTAAGAGGTTTTGTAGCAAGATGGTGTAGGATAAATTGAGATGGGCAAgataaatttatgtataacATTCTCATGTCATAGATATTTTCCTTCACTaacaagttaaaaatatataataatcagTTAGATTAGTcaggtattatatttattgtgtatATTCAATAGAGATTGTAATTTTCTCAGTGTCCTGTTGCAGTTGATGCATTTTATTCATTGTTTCATCATTCAGTGCAATTCATTCATCAAAACTGATGTGaacaccaaaaaaaaataacaaacacatTAAGGATTAAAAACCAATGGATgttaagaatatttttgtttaaattaagatattgttaaaaaaaacatttttaatgcaatataaaaaagcttGGAAAATAATAGTAATCAACAAATAACATTATATAGAGAATCAGATCTATGAAATTGTTTAATTCAGCATAATGATGTCAtacctaataaaaacaaagacaaatatattatctttgtttatttaggATAATTTTTAGGAAAGAAGTGATCATGATCAATAATTTTaggtttaaattaattttatatgtaataaataaaaatgaatcgcaaaatgtgttggtaagcgcataaatcgagaacggctgaaccgatttcgataattctttttttattatatttcttgaagtacgaggatggatcttatgtagagaaaacgtaaacatgaaccacgggcgaagccggggcggaccgctagtatgtaataaatttggTTTAGAAATATGTTCTCAATGcattataaagtatttaatttagtttaggaatattttatcaaagcaCCA encodes:
- the LOC123700991 gene encoding ras-like protein 2 — encoded protein: MSRPGDRPNQAQTYKLVVVGGGGVGKSAITIQFIQSYFVTDYDPTIEDSYTKQCVIDDIPAKLDILDTAGQEEFSAMREQYMRSGEGFLLVFSVADHASFDELFKFHKQILRVKDRDEFPMLMVGNKADLEHQRVVTLDEAQALSRQLKIPYIECSAKARMNVDQAFHELVRLVRRFQEAERIHIKSEHRNKKKKCTIL